Proteins encoded by one window of Streptomyces sp. NBC_01571:
- a CDS encoding LysR family transcriptional regulator: MLHLRYFVAVAEELNFSAAARRLHMATSPLSQRIKDLERELDHRLFERDTHSVTLTPAGEALLPIARDVLERVNRIPWRLREVTRSERGTMFVGIPSGLHPRLRELVNTLAERADEWCELLRWPGTSKALVTGVCDGRLALALARLPISDPALDVLPVMSERLGAVVPADQFTGRDSVALAELADLCFVVAPQEMKFSYFDQLDREMAERGVKKRVKLTDSNYGGIAEVVSSGIAFYFSMLNAESPMHGYALENTKVLPFTDFEPVLDTSLIWRRDRAIGGDLDEVIATAREVFADPLHL, translated from the coding sequence ATGCTGCATCTGCGCTACTTCGTCGCGGTTGCCGAGGAGCTGAACTTTTCCGCGGCGGCCCGACGGCTGCACATGGCCACGTCACCGCTGAGCCAGCGGATCAAGGATCTGGAGCGGGAGCTCGACCATCGGCTGTTCGAGCGTGACACGCACAGTGTCACGCTCACGCCGGCCGGTGAGGCGCTGCTCCCGATCGCGCGGGACGTGCTGGAGCGGGTCAACCGCATTCCGTGGCGACTGCGCGAGGTGACACGGTCGGAGCGCGGCACCATGTTCGTGGGGATCCCGTCCGGGCTCCACCCGAGGCTGAGGGAACTCGTCAACACCCTCGCGGAGCGCGCCGACGAGTGGTGCGAACTCCTGCGCTGGCCCGGCACCTCCAAGGCTCTGGTCACCGGCGTGTGCGACGGGAGGCTGGCGCTCGCGCTGGCCCGGCTGCCCATCAGCGATCCCGCACTGGACGTGCTGCCCGTCATGTCCGAACGGCTCGGCGCGGTCGTGCCCGCCGACCAGTTCACCGGGCGGGATTCCGTGGCGCTGGCCGAACTGGCCGACCTCTGCTTCGTCGTCGCACCGCAGGAGATGAAGTTCTCCTACTTCGATCAGCTCGACCGGGAGATGGCGGAACGGGGGGTCAAGAAGCGTGTCAAGCTGACGGATTCCAATTATGGCGGAATCGCCGAAGTGGTTTCCAGCGGGATAGCGTTCTACTTCTCCATGCTGAACGCGGAAAGCCCCATGCACGGCTACGCCCTGGAGAACACGAAGGTCCTGCCGTTCACCGATTTCGAACCCGTCCTGGACACCTCCCTCATCTGGCGGCGGGACCGGGCCATCGGCGGTGACCTGGACGAGGTCATCGCAACGGCCCGCGAGGTCTTCGCCGATCCGCTGCACCTGTGA